One Gemmatimonadaceae bacterium DNA window includes the following coding sequences:
- the argF gene encoding ornithine carbamoyltransferase, whose protein sequence is MSHRDFLAIPDFTSDELLALFDLAESMRSGRYDKKPLIGKSLAMIFMKSSTRTRVSFEVGTWQLGGAAWFLSPRDVQIGRGEPIGDTARVLSRYVNGIMIRTFSHQDAVEIATHASIPVINGLTDFLHPCQVLADVLTMRQHLGTHEGQVVAWVGDGNNMANSWINAAYRLGFELRLACPEGFDPDAGLLARARERTRVELVRDPREAARGATVVTTDVWASMGQEEEQAARERAFAGFTVDRALMANAEPNAIFLHCLPAHRGEEVSAEVIDGDQSRVWDEAENRLHIQKAIMAVLMGGEAL, encoded by the coding sequence ATGTCGCACCGCGATTTCCTCGCCATTCCCGACTTCACCAGCGACGAGCTGCTGGCGCTCTTCGACCTCGCCGAGTCCATGCGAAGCGGGCGGTACGACAAGAAGCCGCTCATAGGGAAGTCGCTGGCGATGATCTTCATGAAGTCGTCCACCCGCACCCGCGTCTCGTTCGAGGTGGGGACGTGGCAGCTGGGCGGCGCCGCCTGGTTCCTCTCGCCGCGCGACGTGCAGATCGGGCGTGGCGAGCCGATTGGCGATACGGCGCGCGTCCTGAGCCGGTACGTGAACGGGATCATGATCCGCACCTTCTCGCATCAGGATGCGGTGGAGATCGCGACGCACGCGTCGATTCCGGTGATCAACGGGCTCACCGACTTCCTGCATCCGTGCCAGGTGCTCGCCGACGTGCTCACCATGCGGCAGCACCTGGGAACGCACGAGGGGCAGGTGGTGGCCTGGGTTGGCGACGGGAACAACATGGCCAACTCCTGGATCAACGCCGCGTACCGCCTGGGCTTCGAGCTGCGCCTCGCCTGTCCCGAGGGATTCGATCCCGACGCCGGGCTCCTCGCGCGGGCCCGCGAGCGAACGCGCGTCGAGCTCGTCCGCGACCCGCGCGAGGCGGCGCGGGGGGCCACCGTCGTCACCACCGATGTCTGGGCATCGATGGGGCAGGAAGAGGAGCAGGCGGCGCGCGAGCGGGCCTTTGCCGGCTTCACCGTCGATCGCGCCCTCATGGCCAACGCCGAGCCTAACGCGATCTTCCTGCATTGTCTTCCCGCGCATCGCGGTGAGGAGGTGAGCGCCGAGGTGATCGACGGCGATCAGAGCCGCGTCTGGGACGAAGCCGAGAACCGGCTGCACATCCAGAAGGCGATCATGGCCGTGCTGATGGGTGGCGAGGCGCTGTAG
- a CDS encoding MogA/MoaB family molybdenum cofactor biosynthesis protein: protein MRLAILTVSDAGARGLRADASGDAIAAWAAAHGHTLAARRLVADESVAIVQALVAWCDGDEADVVFTTGGTGLSPRDVTPEATRAVLEREAPGLAERMRGVEIERFPRAALSRAIAGTRARTLIVNLPGSTSGVRDGLAALEPVLEHAVAVIRDHSTDHSPGAAGRAAP from the coding sequence ATGCGCCTCGCCATCCTGACCGTCTCCGACGCCGGTGCGCGCGGGCTGCGCGCCGATGCGTCGGGCGATGCCATCGCCGCGTGGGCCGCGGCGCATGGCCATACGCTGGCCGCGCGCCGACTCGTCGCCGACGAGTCCGTGGCCATCGTGCAGGCGTTGGTCGCGTGGTGCGACGGCGACGAGGCCGACGTCGTCTTCACCACCGGTGGCACCGGGCTCTCCCCGCGCGACGTCACCCCCGAGGCCACACGCGCGGTGCTCGAGCGCGAGGCGCCGGGGCTCGCCGAGCGCATGCGCGGCGTCGAGATCGAACGCTTCCCGCGCGCGGCGCTCTCACGCGCCATCGCCGGCACGCGCGCTCGCACGCTGATCGTCAACCTTCCCGGCTCCACCAGCGGTGTGCGCGACGGCCTCGCCGCGCTGGAACCGGTCCTCGAGCACGCCGTCGCCGTCATACGCGACCACTCCACCGATCACTCCCCCGGCGCTGCGGGGCGCGCGGCTCCATGA
- the hslV gene encoding ATP-dependent protease subunit HslV → MSSHSASFPGFHATTIIAVRRDGKIAIGGDGQVTQGDTVMKARAQKVRTLAGGRIVAGFAGATADAFTLFDKFEEKLERYSGNLPRAAVELARDWRSDRVLRRLEALLIVADANNGFLLSGTGDVIEPDDGILAIGSGGSYALAAARALAGNTTLTPAEIVRKSLEIAGDICVYTNQNITVLEPTA, encoded by the coding sequence ATGTCTTCGCACTCCGCCTCGTTCCCCGGCTTTCACGCCACGACCATCATCGCCGTGCGCCGCGACGGCAAGATCGCCATTGGTGGCGACGGACAAGTGACACAGGGCGACACGGTCATGAAGGCGCGCGCCCAGAAGGTGCGGACGCTGGCCGGCGGTCGCATCGTCGCCGGCTTTGCCGGGGCCACCGCCGACGCCTTCACCCTCTTTGACAAGTTCGAGGAAAAGCTCGAGCGCTACAGCGGCAACCTGCCGCGTGCCGCCGTCGAGCTCGCGCGCGACTGGCGTTCCGACCGCGTCCTGCGACGCCTCGAGGCGCTCCTCATCGTGGCCGATGCCAACAACGGCTTCCTCCTCTCCGGCACCGGCGACGTCATCGAACCCGACGACGGGATCCTCGCCATTGGCTCCGGCGGGAGCTACGCGCTCGCCGCTGCGCGCGCCCTGGCAGGCAACACGACCCTCACCCCGGCCGAGATCGTCCGCAAGTCGCTGGAGATTGCCGGCGACATCTGCGTCTACACCAACCAGAACATCACCGTCCTGGAGCCGACCGCCTGA
- a CDS encoding tyrosine recombinase XerC: MSDERPPRPGELAEFLLHLEKERDVSPHTLKAYARDLDGFVSYLSQQRGSESLAWDGVDRLVMRGYLGYLTRKGLGKRSIARALSALRTFYRFLQREEVVDANPARAVGSPKLEKYLPGYLDRAQVDILFQAAEARAWEGAFPDVRNFAILELFYSTGLRLSELRGISTGDLDLVSQQVKVRGKGRKERIVPVGDHAQRALRNYEARRDELLRQVGNAGDRRAFFLSRTGKRMSARAIQLVVTRFLDQVDEDAGLSTHSLRHTFATHLLDAGADLRAVQELLGHASISTTQIYTHTSVERLKQVHQKAHPRA; encoded by the coding sequence ATGAGCGACGAGCGGCCGCCCCGCCCCGGCGAGCTCGCCGAGTTTCTCCTCCACCTGGAGAAGGAGCGCGACGTGTCGCCGCACACGCTCAAGGCGTATGCGCGCGACCTGGACGGCTTCGTGAGCTATCTCTCGCAGCAGCGCGGCAGCGAGTCGTTGGCGTGGGATGGCGTGGACCGCCTGGTGATGCGCGGCTACCTGGGCTACCTCACCCGCAAGGGACTGGGCAAGCGGTCGATTGCGCGCGCCCTGTCGGCGCTGCGCACCTTCTATCGCTTCCTGCAGCGCGAGGAGGTCGTCGACGCCAACCCGGCACGCGCCGTCGGCTCGCCGAAGCTGGAGAAGTACCTCCCCGGTTACCTCGATCGCGCCCAGGTGGACATCCTTTTCCAGGCAGCCGAGGCGCGCGCGTGGGAGGGGGCGTTTCCCGACGTGCGCAACTTCGCCATCCTCGAGCTGTTCTACTCCACCGGATTGCGCCTGTCGGAGCTGCGCGGGATCAGCACGGGCGACCTGGACCTGGTCTCGCAGCAGGTCAAGGTGCGCGGCAAGGGGCGCAAGGAACGCATTGTACCCGTTGGCGACCACGCGCAGCGCGCGCTGCGGAACTACGAAGCGCGGCGTGACGAGCTGCTGCGCCAGGTGGGGAATGCCGGCGACCGGCGCGCCTTCTTCCTCTCGCGCACCGGCAAGCGGATGAGTGCCCGTGCCATCCAGCTCGTGGTCACGCGCTTCCTGGACCAGGTGGACGAGGACGCGGGGCTCTCGACGCACTCGCTGCGCCATACCTTTGCCACGCACCTCCTCGACGCCGGCGCCGACCTGCGCGCCGTGCAGGAGCTCCTGGGCCACGCCAGCATCTCCACCACGCAGATCTACACGCACACCAGCGTCGAGCGCCTCAAGCAGGTGCACCAGAAGGCACACCCCCGAGCCTAA
- a CDS encoding sigma-54-dependent Fis family transcriptional regulator, which produces MSVLITLTDVEPAVRLNAALEQSGIDTEVVSPLDDVRATIRRTKPTVVVLTGGLLDPANVAVVRELLWQDVAVIGFADVRDPAIDERLRLVGYVEVFGKPVVIDEASAGVRRILERQRLARETGLIGESEAIREVLVKVEQIAPVSSTVLIEGESGTGKELIARAIHQLSPRRNKPFIAVNVGALPETLLESELFGHEKGAFTGAAERRLGRFELAHGGTIFLDEIGEIPPNVQVKLLRVLEQREVTRVGGTATIPVDVRVVAATNSPLREAVEQGAFRADLYYRLNVLQIYLPPLRERRGDIPILVRRFVRELSQLHDRQFHGISAEAMQRLIDYPWPGNVRELRNLVESMVVLAPGREIGPADIPPQIRDGGSRLLPVPIGPVVRAHAGAEGRELEFIVRSLLELKLQVEELRRRMDEASQPIGGPGAHFPHLSGPHGSAATLAGQVAGQWIGDVRAPDGYAGLVGGLEPIGVAPADVGVTLRPGMTMAEIERAAIESALRNTRGNRRKAAEVLQIGERTLYRKLREYHLVPDEEGEAGVADGASRDAGARSDAGATSDAGDGTDASGT; this is translated from the coding sequence ATGAGCGTCCTCATCACCCTCACCGATGTCGAGCCGGCGGTGCGGCTCAACGCCGCCCTGGAGCAGTCGGGGATCGACACCGAAGTCGTCTCCCCGCTCGACGACGTGCGGGCCACGATTCGCCGCACCAAGCCGACCGTCGTCGTCCTCACCGGCGGGCTCCTCGATCCGGCCAACGTGGCCGTCGTGCGCGAGCTGCTGTGGCAGGACGTGGCCGTCATCGGCTTCGCCGACGTGCGCGATCCCGCCATCGACGAGCGGTTGCGCCTCGTTGGGTATGTCGAGGTGTTCGGAAAGCCGGTGGTGATCGACGAGGCCTCTGCCGGCGTGCGTCGCATCCTCGAGCGGCAACGCCTCGCGCGCGAGACTGGGCTCATCGGCGAGTCGGAGGCAATTCGCGAAGTGCTGGTGAAGGTCGAGCAGATCGCCCCCGTCAGCAGCACCGTCCTCATCGAGGGAGAGAGCGGGACCGGGAAGGAACTCATCGCCCGCGCCATTCACCAGCTCAGTCCGCGGCGCAACAAGCCGTTCATCGCCGTGAATGTGGGGGCGCTCCCCGAGACGCTCCTCGAGTCCGAGCTGTTCGGGCACGAGAAGGGGGCGTTCACTGGAGCCGCCGAGCGACGCCTGGGGCGCTTCGAACTCGCGCACGGCGGGACCATCTTCCTCGACGAGATCGGCGAGATCCCGCCCAACGTGCAGGTCAAGCTCCTGCGCGTCCTGGAACAGCGCGAGGTGACGCGCGTGGGCGGCACGGCGACCATACCGGTCGATGTGCGCGTGGTGGCGGCGACCAACTCCCCGCTCCGCGAAGCGGTGGAGCAGGGGGCATTCCGCGCCGACTTGTACTACCGGCTCAACGTGCTGCAGATCTACCTCCCCCCGCTTCGCGAGCGCCGCGGCGACATCCCGATCCTGGTGCGCCGCTTCGTGCGCGAGCTGTCGCAGCTGCACGACCGGCAGTTCCATGGCATCAGCGCCGAGGCCATGCAGCGCCTGATCGACTATCCGTGGCCGGGCAACGTGCGCGAGCTGCGGAACCTGGTGGAGAGCATGGTCGTGCTGGCGCCCGGTCGCGAGATAGGGCCGGCCGACATCCCGCCGCAGATTCGAGATGGCGGCTCGCGCCTCCTCCCGGTCCCCATCGGCCCGGTGGTGCGCGCGCACGCGGGGGCCGAGGGGCGAGAACTCGAGTTCATCGTGCGCTCACTCCTCGAGCTCAAGCTGCAAGTCGAGGAACTCCGCCGCCGGATGGACGAGGCGTCGCAGCCGATTGGGGGGCCTGGCGCGCATTTCCCGCACTTGTCGGGGCCCCACGGCTCGGCGGCCACGCTCGCCGGCCAGGTGGCGGGGCAATGGATCGGTGACGTGCGCGCTCCGGATGGATACGCCGGGCTGGTGGGTGGGCTCGAGCCCATCGGCGTGGCGCCTGCGGATGTCGGCGTCACGCTGCGGCCGGGGATGACCATGGCCGAGATCGAGCGCGCCGCGATCGAATCCGCGTTGCGAAACACCAGGGGCAACCGTCGAAAGGCCGCCGAAGTGTTGCAGATTGGCGAACGGACCCTGTATCGCAAGTTGCGAGAGTACCACCTGGTGCCTGACGAGGAAGGCGAGGCGGGCGTGGCGGACGGTGCGTCGCGCGATGCAGGGGCGCGGAGCGATGCAGGGGCGACGAGCGATGCAGGCGACGGTACGGACGCCAGCGGCACATAG
- a CDS encoding PAS domain-containing protein gives MPDPVHPSTVSVAPDASCAAEHTRDRSHLVAQSARDGLWDWDMRTNAIFLSPEWKRICGYADDELPNELVTWPRLVHPDELPGALAQLQSAIAGESAVYEAEFRMRHKDGSYRWVVARAVVLRDEQGEPVRMTGWHRDITDHMRSLERVERRPAQGAMERAYSNQRVLTSLLRAGLDDAELPELLRRALETMASAPMFGPRARLAIVLADESFGSLKCAAKWGAGACDAAMEQLAHRVAEEQPLAARIFTSTPIHRSATLSAAAGDGVTAESTCAVPIMSDGATIGLFLSQALEARANNAQDDEFLFAAASILAGMIRRRRMEEELRRARDAAEAANRAKSDFLATMSHEIRTPMNGVMGMLSLLLDTPLSHDQREFAETSLASAQSLLSILNDILDLSKIEAGKLALEPVPFAPGPALRDTVELLRAGAQAKGLALTMTCAPDLPGRVLVDATRLRQIVTNLVGNAVKFTASGGVHVALETAGDRAHPALQLTVKDTGIGIAPEQRKYIFEKFTQADTSTTRRYGGTGLGLAIVQHLVVLLGGTLTVESTVNVGSSFAVTIPVEVLDWLPSESTLSDERLGVRARARTPSTIASLQAPRHVLLVEDNDINALVASQLLQRAGHRVTHAGNGREAIEAFERATLAMHAFDLVLMDCMMPEMDGFEATSRIRALERPRGMHTPIVAMTANAFQQDREHCLAAGMDNYIAKPLDQRSIARLFELLGADNPVTAR, from the coding sequence ATGCCGGATCCCGTCCATCCGTCAACCGTTTCCGTTGCTCCTGACGCCTCGTGCGCCGCGGAGCACACGCGCGACCGGTCCCACCTGGTCGCGCAGAGCGCGCGCGATGGCCTCTGGGACTGGGACATGCGCACCAATGCGATCTTTCTCTCGCCCGAGTGGAAGCGCATTTGCGGCTACGCGGACGACGAGCTCCCTAACGAGCTGGTGACGTGGCCGCGGCTGGTGCACCCGGACGAGTTGCCGGGCGCCCTCGCACAGCTGCAATCGGCCATTGCCGGGGAGTCGGCCGTGTACGAGGCCGAGTTCCGCATGCGGCACAAGGATGGCTCGTACCGCTGGGTCGTGGCGCGCGCCGTGGTGCTGCGCGACGAGCAGGGGGAGCCGGTGCGCATGACCGGCTGGCACCGCGACATCACGGATCACATGCGCTCGCTGGAGCGCGTGGAGCGGCGCCCCGCGCAGGGGGCGATGGAGCGCGCCTACTCCAACCAGCGCGTGCTGACGTCGCTGTTGCGCGCCGGCCTGGACGACGCCGAGCTCCCCGAGCTGTTGCGCCGGGCGCTGGAGACGATGGCGTCGGCGCCGATGTTCGGCCCGCGGGCGCGCCTGGCGATCGTCCTCGCCGACGAATCGTTCGGATCGCTCAAGTGCGCGGCGAAGTGGGGGGCGGGGGCATGCGATGCGGCCATGGAGCAACTCGCCCATCGCGTCGCGGAGGAACAGCCACTCGCCGCGCGCATCTTCACCTCGACGCCCATCCATCGCTCGGCCACGCTGAGTGCTGCCGCAGGCGACGGCGTGACCGCCGAGTCGACGTGCGCGGTTCCGATCATGTCGGACGGGGCAACCATCGGCCTCTTCCTGTCGCAGGCGCTGGAGGCGAGAGCGAACAACGCGCAGGACGACGAGTTCCTCTTCGCGGCGGCGAGCATCCTGGCGGGGATGATCCGGCGGCGGCGCATGGAGGAGGAGCTGCGTCGCGCGCGCGACGCGGCGGAGGCGGCCAACCGCGCCAAGTCCGACTTCCTGGCGACGATGAGCCACGAGATCCGCACGCCGATGAACGGGGTGATGGGGATGCTCAGCCTGCTCCTCGACACGCCGCTCTCGCACGACCAGCGCGAGTTTGCGGAGACGTCGCTGGCGTCGGCGCAATCGCTGCTGTCGATCCTGAACGACATCCTCGACCTCTCGAAGATCGAGGCCGGCAAGCTGGCGTTGGAGCCGGTGCCGTTCGCGCCGGGGCCTGCGCTGCGCGACACGGTGGAGTTGCTGCGCGCGGGGGCGCAGGCCAAGGGGCTGGCGCTTACCATGACGTGCGCGCCGGACCTTCCCGGGCGCGTGCTGGTCGACGCCACGCGCCTGCGGCAGATCGTGACCAACCTCGTGGGGAACGCCGTCAAGTTCACCGCCAGCGGCGGCGTGCACGTCGCGCTCGAGACCGCGGGCGACCGCGCGCATCCGGCGCTGCAGCTGACGGTGAAGGACACGGGGATCGGCATCGCCCCCGAACAGCGGAAGTACATCTTCGAGAAGTTCACGCAGGCCGACACGTCGACCACGCGGCGCTACGGCGGGACCGGGCTCGGGCTGGCCATTGTCCAGCACCTCGTCGTGCTCCTGGGGGGGACGCTCACCGTCGAGAGCACCGTGAACGTGGGGAGTTCCTTCGCGGTGACGATCCCGGTGGAGGTGCTGGACTGGCTCCCCTCGGAATCGACGCTCAGCGATGAGCGGCTCGGCGTGCGGGCGCGCGCGCGCACCCCGTCGACCATCGCCTCGCTGCAGGCTCCGCGGCATGTCCTCCTCGTGGAGGACAACGACATCAACGCGCTCGTCGCCTCGCAGCTCCTGCAACGCGCGGGGCACCGGGTCACGCACGCCGGCAACGGGCGCGAGGCCATCGAGGCATTCGAGCGGGCGACGCTTGCGATGCACGCCTTCGACCTGGTGCTGATGGACTGCATGATGCCCGAGATGGACGGCTTCGAGGCCACCTCGCGCATCCGGGCGCTCGAGCGCCCGCGCGGCATGCATACGCCGATCGTGGCGATGACGGCCAACGCCTTCCAGCAGGATCGCGAGCACTGCCTCGCGGCGGGGATGGACAACTACATCGCCAAGCCGCTGGACCAGCGCTCGATTGCGCGCCTCTTCGAACTGTTAGGCGCCGACAACCCCGTCACCGCCCGGTAG
- the gcvT gene encoding glycine cleavage system aminomethyltransferase GcvT, with translation MSDATTAPLKRTPFHDLHVALGAKLVPFAGYEMPVQYPTGITVEHKAVREQCGLFDVSHMGEFLVRGPQAVDFVNYVTTNNAASLASGQVQYSGILNDRGTFEDDCLVYREGDGILMVVNASNKDKDFAHISTQLAKFDCTLTDVSDDVALLALQGPVAKDVLQPLTDVDLSAIQYYHFVMGSVAGVPNVCVSRTGYTGEDGFELYFPPAHAVTVWNALTADARVTPTGLGCRDSLRLEMGMALYGNDIDDTVTPLEANLGWITKISKGDFVGREALVRQKAAGVPRKLVGFTFTERAIPRHGYPVFCNGEPSGTVCSGTMSPSLGIPIGTCYLPTAPSGEGSAFEVEIRGKRVAATVVKMPFYKNASHL, from the coding sequence ATGTCCGACGCGACGACCGCCCCCCTCAAGCGCACCCCCTTCCACGACCTCCACGTAGCCCTGGGCGCCAAGCTCGTCCCCTTCGCTGGGTACGAGATGCCGGTGCAGTATCCCACTGGGATCACCGTGGAGCACAAGGCGGTGCGCGAGCAGTGCGGTCTCTTCGACGTGTCGCACATGGGCGAGTTCCTCGTGCGCGGCCCGCAGGCGGTGGACTTCGTGAACTACGTGACCACCAACAACGCCGCCTCGCTCGCCAGTGGCCAGGTGCAATACTCGGGGATCCTGAACGACCGCGGGACCTTCGAGGACGACTGTCTCGTGTATCGCGAAGGTGACGGCATCCTCATGGTCGTGAACGCGTCCAACAAGGACAAGGACTTTGCCCACATCTCCACCCAGCTCGCGAAGTTCGACTGCACCCTCACCGACGTCAGCGACGACGTTGCCCTGCTCGCCCTGCAGGGGCCGGTGGCCAAGGACGTCCTGCAGCCGCTGACCGACGTCGACCTTTCGGCCATCCAGTACTATCACTTCGTGATGGGGAGCGTGGCCGGCGTGCCGAACGTGTGCGTCTCGCGCACGGGGTACACCGGCGAGGACGGCTTCGAGCTGTACTTCCCGCCGGCGCATGCCGTGACGGTGTGGAACGCCCTCACCGCCGATGCGCGCGTGACCCCCACGGGACTCGGCTGCCGCGATTCGTTGCGCCTGGAGATGGGGATGGCGCTGTACGGGAACGACATCGACGACACTGTGACTCCGCTCGAGGCCAACCTCGGGTGGATCACGAAGATTTCGAAGGGCGACTTCGTGGGGCGCGAGGCACTCGTCAGGCAGAAGGCGGCCGGTGTCCCGCGCAAGCTCGTCGGCTTCACCTTCACCGAGCGCGCCATCCCGCGCCATGGCTATCCGGTCTTCTGCAACGGCGAGCCCTCGGGGACGGTTTGCTCGGGGACGATGAGCCCATCGCTCGGCATTCCGATCGGGACATGCTACCTGCCCACGGCACCGTCGGGCGAAGGGAGCGCGTTCGAGGTCGAGATTCGCGGCAAGCGCGTCGCCGCCACCGTGGTGAAGATGCCGTTCTACAAGAACGCCTCCCACCTCTAA
- a CDS encoding HD-GYP domain-containing protein yields the protein MIEHVEPTQTSRGGARKASPVVAVTASLAVAAFVLVLLRVPASENPSVLLGVALAGLAVLADFMSFYAQGKNVVGSIALIPLSSAALILPDYRGLALVVLAQTVTEVHKKRPALKFCFNVAQVSLGFGVGIYLFHQFGGLPFGDVADTSFLSTATRTLAPTTVLVASVMLVNTLSVSAVVSAVSGQSFLRLWVDGNKSTAIFSVFHVFLTFYTSWLTENLGLVGTLGMAIPMIAVRQLLRTTAELTGVTEELLDLMVAAIEARDPYTSGHSKRVSQASRIIAKAIGLKPDKVERVEVAALLHDVGKIDEKFARILAKEGRLTPDEWAIMKLHPVRGAELVGLLTSLKDIVPAVRHHHENWDGTGYPDSIKGESIPLASRIIMFADTLDAITTDRPYRKALDAEEARREFIKFRGKQFDPSICDVVVSQAVWAELFASVEESRAANPTKQVGEAKPAVA from the coding sequence TTGATCGAACACGTCGAGCCGACCCAGACAAGCCGTGGTGGTGCGCGCAAGGCCTCGCCAGTCGTCGCGGTTACCGCGTCGCTGGCGGTCGCGGCGTTCGTGCTAGTTCTCCTGAGAGTTCCGGCAAGCGAGAATCCGAGCGTACTCCTTGGGGTCGCTCTAGCCGGATTGGCGGTTCTAGCCGATTTCATGTCGTTCTACGCTCAAGGTAAGAACGTCGTCGGCTCTATCGCCTTGATTCCGCTGTCGAGCGCCGCACTTATTCTCCCGGATTACCGCGGCCTGGCGTTGGTTGTCCTGGCTCAGACGGTGACGGAGGTGCACAAGAAGAGGCCCGCGTTGAAGTTCTGCTTCAACGTGGCGCAAGTCTCGCTCGGATTCGGTGTTGGGATCTACCTCTTCCACCAGTTTGGTGGCCTGCCATTCGGAGACGTCGCTGACACCAGCTTTCTATCGACAGCAACTAGGACTCTAGCACCGACGACGGTACTCGTTGCCAGCGTAATGTTGGTCAATACGCTCAGCGTCAGCGCTGTCGTCAGCGCGGTGTCGGGACAGAGCTTTCTTCGCCTCTGGGTCGATGGCAACAAGTCAACGGCCATCTTCTCGGTCTTTCACGTATTCCTGACGTTCTACACGAGTTGGTTAACTGAGAATCTCGGCCTCGTCGGAACGTTGGGAATGGCGATTCCAATGATCGCCGTGCGCCAATTGTTGAGAACAACAGCCGAACTTACAGGAGTCACCGAGGAGCTACTCGATCTGATGGTCGCGGCAATCGAAGCGCGAGACCCGTATACGTCAGGCCATTCTAAGAGGGTCTCGCAGGCGTCGCGTATCATAGCCAAGGCGATTGGCCTCAAGCCCGACAAGGTCGAGCGCGTTGAGGTGGCGGCACTTCTGCATGATGTCGGTAAGATCGATGAGAAGTTCGCTCGCATCTTGGCGAAAGAAGGGCGCCTCACTCCCGATGAGTGGGCCATAATGAAGCTCCATCCTGTCCGTGGTGCCGAGTTGGTTGGATTGCTGACGAGTCTGAAAGACATAGTGCCTGCAGTTCGACACCACCACGAGAACTGGGATGGAACCGGCTACCCCGATTCGATCAAGGGAGAGAGTATTCCTCTCGCGTCGCGGATAATCATGTTTGCAGATACCCTCGATGCGATAACGACTGATCGCCCATACCGAAAAGCGCTCGACGCTGAGGAAGCTCGGCGAGAGTTCATCAAGTTCCGGGGAAAGCAGTTCGACCCGAGCATTTGCGATGTTGTTGTATCGCAAGCCGTCTGGGCCGAGTTGTTCGCGTCGGTGGAGGAATCTCGCGCTGCGAATCCCACGAAGCAGGTCGGTGAGGCAAAGCCAGCCGTGGCCTAG
- the hslU gene encoding ATP-dependent protease ATPase subunit HslU: MNSRIDQALERLADLTPRQIVAELDRYIVGQHDAKKAVAIALRNRWRRQRAAEPIRTEISPNNIILIGPTGVGKTEIARRLARLSGAPFVKVEASKFTEVGYVGRDVEAMVRDLVESAIDMVRTEREGEVEDVAQERVDERLLDLLLPVPAEAKPAAATEPGGDGSSGSNVFLVSSSGAVQQEKDTDAARERYQRTRDKLRQLLKDGQLEQREVEVEVMPPPAPMFDVSTMPGSREGMESISDMLQDMLHRRPRKRMLKVADARRILLEQESQKLIDTEDVVTDALDRVEKMGIIFLDEIDKIAGTRGETHGPDVSREGVQRDLLPIVEGSNVQTKHGMVKTDHVLFIAAGAFHVSKPSDLIPELQGRFPIRVELKPLTEGDFVRIMTEPENALTKQYAALVEADGASLTFTDDGVAELARLAALANVRMENIGARRLHTVMTTLLEEILYTLPDPDTTLVTVDRAMVQARLKGVLEDEDLRKYIL; encoded by the coding sequence ATGAACTCGAGAATCGACCAGGCGCTCGAGCGCCTTGCAGACCTGACCCCGCGGCAGATCGTCGCCGAGCTCGATCGCTACATCGTCGGGCAGCACGACGCCAAGAAGGCCGTCGCCATCGCGCTCCGCAATCGCTGGCGGCGGCAGCGCGCCGCGGAGCCGATCCGCACCGAGATCTCGCCGAACAACATCATCCTCATCGGCCCCACTGGCGTGGGGAAGACGGAGATTGCGCGGCGGCTGGCGCGCCTCTCCGGTGCGCCGTTCGTGAAGGTCGAGGCCTCCAAGTTCACCGAGGTGGGGTACGTGGGGCGCGACGTGGAGGCGATGGTGCGCGACCTGGTCGAGAGCGCGATCGACATGGTGCGCACCGAGCGTGAGGGCGAGGTCGAGGACGTCGCGCAGGAGCGCGTCGACGAGCGCCTGCTCGACCTCCTCCTCCCGGTCCCCGCCGAAGCCAAACCAGCGGCAGCGACTGAGCCAGGGGGCGATGGCTCGTCAGGCAGCAACGTCTTCCTCGTGTCCTCCAGCGGCGCCGTGCAGCAGGAGAAGGACACCGACGCGGCGCGCGAACGCTACCAGCGCACGCGCGACAAGCTCCGTCAGCTGCTCAAGGACGGGCAGCTCGAGCAGCGCGAGGTGGAGGTCGAGGTCATGCCGCCGCCAGCGCCCATGTTCGACGTGTCGACGATGCCGGGGTCGCGGGAGGGGATGGAGTCGATCTCCGACATGCTCCAGGACATGCTCCACCGGCGCCCCAGGAAGCGCATGCTCAAGGTCGCCGACGCTCGGCGCATCCTCCTGGAGCAGGAATCGCAAAAGCTCATCGACACGGAAGACGTGGTGACCGATGCGCTCGACCGTGTGGAGAAGATGGGGATCATCTTCCTCGACGAGATCGACAAGATCGCCGGCACGCGCGGCGAGACGCACGGCCCCGACGTGTCGCGCGAGGGGGTGCAACGCGACCTCCTTCCCATTGTCGAGGGTTCCAACGTGCAGACGAAGCACGGGATGGTGAAGACGGACCATGTCCTCTTCATCGCCGCCGGCGCCTTCCATGTGTCGAAGCCGAGCGACCTCATTCCCGAGTTGCAGGGTCGCTTCCCGATCCGCGTCGAGCTCAAGCCGCTCACCGAGGGCGACTTCGTCCGCATCATGACGGAGCCGGAGAATGCGCTGACAAAACAGTACGCGGCGCTGGTCGAGGCCGATGGGGCGTCGCTGACCTTCACCGACGACGGCGTGGCGGAGCTGGCGCGCCTGGCGGCGCTGGCCAACGTGCGCATGGAGAACATCGGGGCACGGCGGCTGCACACGGTGATGACCACGCTGCTCGAGGAGATCCTCTACACGCTCCCTGACCCGGACACCACTTTGGTGACCGTGGACCGGGCCATGGTGCAGGCTCGCCTCAAGGGCGTGCTGGAAGACGAGGACCTGCGGAAGTACATCCTCTGA